In Chroicocephalus ridibundus chromosome 2, bChrRid1.1, whole genome shotgun sequence, the DNA window ATCAAGTCTGTAGGAGGGCACTGCTCTCAGCTTCCATCTGCTGCTCTGTTTGATGCATCTTTTACTGCCTGAGTCTTGAAGAGCAGTAAAGAGCATGAGTCACCTTTAGTGTGGTCTTATTCTGAAGCACCAAGTCCTGTTTCTGAAACTGTTGTCcatatttcatttcttctctgtgcttttggGAGGGGTTATTATTCCTCCTGTTGACACAGGTGATAACTGACCGGGGGCAGTAGATGCTACTCCACTGTTAACTTCTTCCTGTgaatggggggagggagaggacagTTAATATCTGTGAGAAATTCTACTTTTTTGTTTCGCTCATACTATTCAGCAGCACTCCTCCCACTGCTAGTACAACTCAAGTACTTCAGAGTGAATATATTGAATAAAAAACTAAGGCAGTATTACACAGATAATTATCTTTTAAATGCTTCACCAGTACTTCTGTTCCGAGTCTTTGCTTACAGTCTGCGAGTGTTATGATAAAACACCATTAGTTTATGGCATCATCAAGCAGGAGCCAGAAACAGAAGGTTAGGCACCCCTGACCACGCTGGCTGAGGTGAGCCAGGCCAGGTGTGAGCAGGAAGGTGTTTGGCCACCCTTCCCTGcctcaggaggaggaggggggtgtgATGGACTCCCAGCTGCCACAAACCACCTACCAGCATGTCCAAGTAATTGGTGTGTGTTTGGATATTATGTCGATCTTCTGCTGCAACCTTCTTGAAGTTCTTCAGCTTCGCAGGGACTTTTTTTGCCACGCTCACAAAGGGAACCATCCATTCCGCACACTCTGAAATGCTGTCCCAGTCTAAGCCTAGAGGGTAGAACACAGCGAGATATTTAGAAATCATGGAGGAGTTGCACAGCGTTCCAGGATGgtcataaatttaaaaataacagtgaaTAATAGTGCAGATAAAGATTCAGAAACATCCTCACAGAAACTCCCAGCATTTCCTTGTGCTTGCTACTTAAAAGTGGTGTGGTGGGAAGATGGTGAGCACTGGCCTCCCGAGCAAAGCACCTCTGGGACCAGGAGGGTCCCAGGGAAGGCTGAAGCCACTTCTGCAGCGTGAGTGCAAGATTATAAAAACATCCATTATTGTCACAGTCCTGTATGGTACCTCAGGCAACACACAAGTGCTGAGCTTAGTTAAGCAATTTATTCCCCCCCTCCACTTATTAAGTGATTGGCTTATAGGAGTTAGCACAAAGGTGAATAGAATGCTGCCAACAGCTGAGGATGACcacattttaggagaaaaagtagCCAAATACTGGGTATCTAACAATCCCCAAAGCAACTGGAAGTCAGAGAGCAGCAGTATTAGCCCAAAAGCAAGGAGGGTAAGTCTGCTTCATTTCCTTAGCTAAGactctgtttttgaaagcatttccttctctttcgAGAAGAGAAGTATTAGTGTCCGTGTAGttttgctctttggcagcctgATAAACCAATTTGCTCTGAGCAGCCTCAGGCACGTAACAGCTTTCAGAATCCCCTGCCTAAGGAGGCCAAGCTTTACAAAGGCTCCTTACCTGAAGCTTTCTTAACGACTTCAATTGAGGTATAGTGGCAGAGCGCTGCAGCAGCTAGTGTTCTGTACTGGAAGTCCAAAGAATTCACATCCAGAATACACAGGTCTAAGAGCTGAGGAAGTAAGGTACAAAATTTAACAAGGTGATACTTTAGTATAATTCTGTCTCAGAAACTGCTATGCATATACCAGTCCTCTTATAGTCTATGCTAACACATCTCTGCTTTTCAGCACCAATTGCACAcagcttttttttatctttggcaCCCACTGCAGTTAAATCGGGTCTCACAGAGTGATGATACCAACCAACGTGCGCTTTTACCAGTAACGTGCAAGACACTTCACTTGCACAAAATTTAAGTACACCTTTAAACTCTTAGCAGAGCTCCAGGAAGGGATTTTCTTAGCTTAAAATATATTACCTAGCAGCTCAGCGACTTCAACGTGTCTACTCTTCAGTAAGCCTCTCTGAGGCTGGACACAACACATGCCCATAAAAAAGCTGAACCACAGTAGTTTCGAGGTAGTCAAAACACTTGTCAGACTGCCTTCTAGGCAAATGCACAGAAACACTGTTACCAATAACACAGGTAAAAACAGTCAACAGTCTTAAATTATCTCCCCTCCTCtcagagctgttgctgctgcctgcTATTTGCAGAACAttgcagtgattaaaaaaaaagaaagatggattTGTATTGTTCCAGTGTAcagaaaaagtcttaaaataGGTGAGAGCAGGGAGACAAGCCGCACACGGGCACTTCTCCTCCAAACTGGGTATGAAGGTCTCCAGCAGTGAAACTTGCACATTCCTTAACAAAGTAACAGGTGAGAGGAAACAAGGAAAAGcgttttttaatggcttttgggGGTGTAACGTTTAGTTGTGCTTGAATCACTCCAAGAAGCATTTTCGGATACAGCTTACTACCTACCTGTGCTATCTGAATGAATTTTTCCTGAGAATACTGAGGTAGCAGCACTTTCGGAACATCCTTCAGAGCATCCACCTGAAGATAGAGGTTCAGCCAAGAGACGATTGTCACCGGACAGAGTTCCCATTTTAAAGCCTGCGAACATTAAACAAACAGTGAAGCACCTTAAACCACGCAAGGACAGTTTTGTGCTCTGACTTCTTTTCCCACACCTCCCCTTTGCTCAACTTATTGTGCAGATCCTCAAAAGACACGGaagctttccttgttttttcagaAAGATGGACATACTAAACATGTTCCTTTTCTAAAGCagataaattatattaaaatacaagGCTCAGCTGGACGGTCTTTCAACCGGCACttacaaacacagcaaaataattacCTTTAACATAATAAGTTCCATTCTTACAATATCATCTTCACTGCAAGCACCATCAGTGACATAAGCAAATTCCTGTATTTTAGGAGCGTAGATTTCCtttaaagggaggggaaaaagtgaaGATTAGAGTGCCTTACAATTCTAAGAAAGCTTAAGAAGATACTGGCAAATACTTTTCAATCCATATTGGAATATTAACATCTTTTTATGCTAGAAAAGTGTTTTTCTCATTATACGAAGTAACTTGAACCTTACTGGAGGATGAGGAGATACTAAAAACAAGTAGGTTATATGTTATCTGTTGTAAAACACAATAGATTTAGTGCAACTTCTTTAGTTTCTGGGCAAATAAATGCTGACCAAGCAACCAGAACAGCCTTTCATTTATACTGCTTTCTACTCAGCCACCGCCTTTGATGTAAAAACACCTTAATTCTTGCACAGCACACCATGGTATTAGAAAAGTCTTGCTCATTCAGGTTGTGCACGGTGCCAGTTAGTGCTCATGTAGTctcattgattaaaaaaaaaaaaaagtcagaggagACAAAATCCCCCAGCCGCGGTAGCTGGCAAAATTCATGGTGCAGAGATGGTTAACAAAGAAATTCTCCAACCCAGTTATGCCAGTCGGGGCCACCTATAGCTAGGTGTGTTAGCAAAAGAGAATCACCAGCAGAACCACTTCCCTACTGGCTGATGCCCCACGCGCTTCTCTAGGACAGAAAACTGCTTGTAGCGCACTACCTCAGCCTTAGGAACAACAGCTAAACCAGGGGGTTTCCGAGTATAAAAACTTAATATCCCAAATTTTCCTCCCAGCCTAGCCTACCACGGCTATACAAAAATATGCCGTTAGCTCACAGATGTTGTGCACAATGTAATGCATCACCATtgttgcacttaaaaaaaaaaaaaaaaaaaaaaacaactccgcTAAATGGGTTTACGGGGATATCAGCCTGATGCACAGGCAGTTTGAGACTTAGGCTTGGTTTTGTTCAAGCCCCACGCCTGTTCCTGAGATTGTTTGCCAACTGCTGTATATttggaaaaagacaaaacaaaacagaactactCCTATGCACATTTGCATACCTTTTAAGTTTATGTGgtctcctttccctgctgctgaggaaagGGAGGACAAAGACTACACTCCACGAGATTGACACATGCACaactgaaggaagagaaaaagttttCCCCTTCTGACCTTCAGCGTTGTACGTACACCACCAAGTTCAAGAGACtcagacagaagaaataaatacattatcaCTGTCTCTTTAGTTATTCCAAACTTAATATCCTCCTCCCTGTAGCAGAGCTTCTTACCTCAAGTTTGGAGGCAATGAATAATGAGGTAATTCCTATGAGCTGGAGCATGCTCTTGTTAATGTTCTTTTGTGTCAACATGAATCTATCAAAAAAGTCTTGAGCTAGGTAGAAGGTTTCCCTGTGGAGTGCATACACCTCACATACCtacaacagggaaagaaaaacaattcagttTTATGTTAAAAAACTCTATGTAAATGCATTAAAGTATTCAAGCTTTAATAGTAAAACACCATATGCACAATTTTATCTTTTGCACACACAAACTATCACATACCTATCTGTGGTTAGTGtgggactggggaaaaaaaagcatttcccatGCTCCCACCTAAACAGAGATTGTCTATGATGCACTAACATACATCCAAAGTATACCTTTTCCAATCTAAATTCCATCCAGTTTTCCTGCACAACCAATTTCCCACTGAAAGAAGAAAGCCTtattgagggggggaaaaaaaaccaccaaagaacAACAAGCAAAACAGCAAACCCTCCCCCACTAATTTCCTTGATTAAGAATACCCTGGGCTCAGACCTCAAGTTGATGTTGCAGAGCAGATCCTCCCTGTATTCCCGATAGGCCTGTCCCAGGGCAGAACCACTAATAAAAACCTTGAAGTCTTTGACTCTACAGCAAAGGACCCTGGAAGGTGCTGCCCGAGGGGGCTCTGGCGAGGCATGAGCGGTGCCTGCAGCCCGTCAGGTACGCCGACCGCCTCGctaagcagaaacaaaactgcaagAACGGCCATCTGCTCCATACAGTTGCGGGTCTCCCTGGTAAGGAAAACTTTTAATACTTGCATTGTATCAAAGTGGTTCAAATGCcagttcaacaaaaaaaaaaaaaaaaaaaaaaaccaaacaaaacacacaaaaaaaaggaaaggagactgCCCAGAGAACAGAGACTGCAACTCTGTATATCCCTTCCACAACTAGACACTAGTTTGATATTTATAAATTACTTATCATCTAGGTGCAGTCAACAGGAAAGAATATCCAATAAATAGATCCCAAGTCCAGGCTTCCTGCCCTGCTTCATTATTTCACTTAGATACAGCCAGAATGAAATCTCCCTACTACTATTTCCTAAGATAAGGTTGAAAACCCATTTGTGAATTAAAACTCTTCCTCACCATCAAAAAATGCAACCGGTTGGCAGTAACATCCCAGCTCATTCTTTTAGACCTGATCTAATATTTGCCACTTGACATGCTACTCCGATATTAACAACACTGCTCCAAACAAGATTCAGAACTAAAAACATACAGACCAGGCCCACCCATGAATAAACGGCACAATTTCTGTAAAAGAGTATTGCTCAGACATAAGCAATAATGCTTGCTCATGTTAAATAGCATCTCAGTTATGATATTATAGAAGATAATGTTAGGAGCTACTTGAGGGCTATCAAAGTTTCTGGGATTTTAACCCACTGTGGGGTTTAGAACCACTGAGCTGGACAATAACAAGGCCcttgctgacatttttgtttggaaattagATGATTTCctaagatttttcaaaagaaagtaaCAAAACATAATTTAATGGCGGTATGTAAGTTACACATTAAAGTATAGAAGTGCACAAttggaataatttttatattcagaCTGTAggtttaggtttggttttttggttttggggggttttttggggtttttgttttgggggggtttggggggtttttttgttagtggtttttttgttttgttttgttttgttttttttttttttttaagaaaacaaccCTCATTCTCCTTTCCCTTGAAATTCCCTGCTATTAGCACTGTTCCACCA includes these proteins:
- the CCNE2 gene encoding G1/S-specific cyclin-E2 isoform X1, with protein sequence MSRRSSRLQAKQQQPLSCQEESPQELQGPEHLQTRKRRTAEQEIKKKEDGKIAKKHQYEIKSCWPPTITGGISPCLIIETPHKESVTTDFSRFKKYRFRNLFINPSPLPELNWGNSKDVWLNILKKENRYAHCKHFTSLHSSLQPHMRSILLDWLLEVCEVYALHRETFYLAQDFFDRFMLTQKNINKSMLQLIGITSLFIASKLEEIYAPKIQEFAYVTDGACSEDDIVRMELIMLKALKWELCPVTIVSWLNLYLQVDALKDVPKVLLPQYSQEKFIQIAQLLDLCILDVNSLDFQYRTLAAAALCHYTSIEVVKKASGLDWDSISECAEWMVPFVSVAKKVPAKLKNFKKVAAEDRHNIQTHTNYLDMLEEVNSGVASTAPGQLSPVSTGGIITPPKSTEKK
- the CCNE2 gene encoding G1/S-specific cyclin-E2 isoform X2, producing the protein MSRRSSRLQAKQQQPLSCQEESPQELQGPEHLQTRKRRTAEEIKKKEDGKIAKKHQYEIKSCWPPTITGGISPCLIIETPHKESVTTDFSRFKKYRFRNLFINPSPLPELNWGNSKDVWLNILKKENRYAHCKHFTSLHSSLQPHMRSILLDWLLEVCEVYALHRETFYLAQDFFDRFMLTQKNINKSMLQLIGITSLFIASKLEEIYAPKIQEFAYVTDGACSEDDIVRMELIMLKALKWELCPVTIVSWLNLYLQVDALKDVPKVLLPQYSQEKFIQIAQLLDLCILDVNSLDFQYRTLAAAALCHYTSIEVVKKASGLDWDSISECAEWMVPFVSVAKKVPAKLKNFKKVAAEDRHNIQTHTNYLDMLEEVNSGVASTAPGQLSPVSTGGIITPPKSTEKK